From Procambarus clarkii isolate CNS0578487 chromosome 65, FALCON_Pclarkii_2.0, whole genome shotgun sequence, one genomic window encodes:
- the LOC138354971 gene encoding uncharacterized protein isoform X2: MATSSTDAFNSQLGTSIPLFSNYSMVSVTTGANFWPTEATSDSTSPASAENNWDVDEEEAIKRRIYELKRQFHNGRYLIVRHLPRDATEE, translated from the coding sequence ATGGCTACCAGTTCCACAGATGCTTTCAACAGCCAGTTGGGCACCAGTATCCCACTGTTTAGTAATTATTCCATGGTGTCAGTCACTACGGGAGCTAACTTTTGGCCGACGGAGGCCACCTCGGACTCCACGTCGCCAGCTTCGGCGGAGAATAACTGGGATGTGGATGAGGAAGAGGCCATTAAGAGGAGGATCTACGAGCTCAAGAGGCAGTTCCACAACGGCAGATACCTCATCGTCCGCCACCTGCCCCGCGACGCTACTGAAGAG
- the LOC138354971 gene encoding uncharacterized protein isoform X1, which yields MATSSTDAFNSQLGTSIPLFSNYSMVSVTTGANFWPTEATSDSTSPASAENNWDVDEEEAIKRRIYELKRQFHNGRYLIVRHLPRDATEEVCDWWW from the coding sequence ATGGCTACCAGTTCCACAGATGCTTTCAACAGCCAGTTGGGCACCAGTATCCCACTGTTTAGTAATTATTCCATGGTGTCAGTCACTACGGGAGCTAACTTTTGGCCGACGGAGGCCACCTCGGACTCCACGTCGCCAGCTTCGGCGGAGAATAACTGGGATGTGGATGAGGAAGAGGCCATTAAGAGGAGGATCTACGAGCTCAAGAGGCAGTTCCACAACGGCAGATACCTCATCGTCCGCCACCTGCCCCGCGACGCTACTGAAGAG